In Thermoanaerobaculia bacterium, a single window of DNA contains:
- a CDS encoding isocitrate lyase/phosphoenolpyruvate mutase family protein, with the protein MPELRTPDARVVAFHRLHAAGCFVMPNPWDAGSARALEQLGFPALATTSAGFAWTLGRSDNRVTLDEALAHLRAVAAAVSVPVNADFEGGFAVEPERVAEHVKLAAATGIAGLSIEDSTGDEAHPLYDFELAVERIRAARSAIDESGTGMVLTARSEGFLWGRPDIDETARRLAAYAAAGADCLYAPRITTAAQIATLLAAIAPKPLNLLINAPFLTVAEAAAMGVRRISVGGTLARTAWAGFLAAATEIAEQGTFSKFEHLPNVDGLLR; encoded by the coding sequence ATGCCCGAACTACGTACTCCGGACGCCCGTGTCGTCGCTTTTCATCGCCTGCACGCCGCCGGCTGTTTCGTCATGCCCAATCCGTGGGATGCGGGGAGCGCGCGGGCGCTCGAGCAGCTCGGCTTCCCGGCGTTGGCGACGACCAGCGCCGGCTTCGCCTGGACTCTGGGCCGGAGCGACAACCGGGTCACGCTCGACGAGGCGCTCGCCCATCTCCGGGCGGTCGCGGCGGCGGTCTCGGTGCCGGTCAACGCCGATTTCGAGGGCGGCTTCGCGGTCGAACCGGAGCGCGTCGCCGAGCACGTGAAGCTCGCCGCGGCCACCGGGATCGCCGGCCTCTCGATCGAAGATTCGACCGGCGACGAAGCCCACCCGCTCTACGACTTCGAGCTCGCCGTGGAGCGGATCCGGGCGGCGCGGTCGGCGATCGACGAGAGCGGCACGGGCATGGTTCTCACCGCACGATCCGAAGGGTTCCTCTGGGGGCGCCCGGACATCGACGAGACCGCCCGGCGCCTCGCTGCCTACGCCGCAGCCGGCGCCGACTGCCTCTACGCGCCGCGCATCACAACGGCCGCCCAGATCGCCACGCTCCTCGCCGCGATCGCGCCCAAGCCGCTGAACCTCCTCATCAACGCACCGTTCCTGACGGTGGCGGAAGCGGCGGCGATGGGCGTCCGGCGCATCAGCGTCGGCGGCACCCTGGCGCGCACCGCCTGGGCCGGATTCCTCGCCGCCGCGACGGAGATCGCCGAGCAGGGCACCTTCTCGAAGTTCGAGCACCTGCCGAACGTCGACGGGCTGCTGCGCTAG